The Streptomyces sp. NL15-2K genome contains a region encoding:
- a CDS encoding aspartate aminotransferase family protein produces the protein MTKDLLGRHRAVLPDWLALYYEDPLEITHGEGRYVWDAGGNKYLDFFGGILTTMTAHALPEVTKAVSEQAGRIIHSSTLYLNRPMVDLAERVAQLSGIPDARVFFTTSGTEANDTALLLATTYRRSNTILAMRNSYHGRSFSAVGITGNRGWSPTSLSPLQTLYVHGGVRTRGPYATLSDDDFIAACVDDLKDLLGHTRPPAALIAEPVQGVGGFTSPPDGLYAAFREVLNAYGILWIADEVQTGWGRTGDHFWGWQAHGQNGPPDILTFAKGIGNGMSIGGVVARGEIMNCLDANSISTFGGTQITMAAGLANLTYLLEHDLQGNARRVGGLLIERLRAVGAQIPEVREVRGRGLMIGIELVKPGTDQADPEAASAVLEAARAGGLLIGKGGGHNTSALRLAPPLSLTVAEAEEGAAILEDALRSIH, from the coding sequence GTGACCAAGGACCTGCTGGGACGACACCGGGCCGTCCTCCCCGACTGGCTCGCCCTCTACTACGAGGACCCGCTCGAGATCACCCACGGCGAGGGCCGGTACGTCTGGGACGCCGGGGGCAACAAGTACCTCGACTTCTTCGGCGGCATCCTCACCACGATGACCGCGCACGCACTGCCCGAGGTGACGAAGGCGGTGAGCGAGCAGGCCGGGCGGATCATCCATTCGTCCACGCTCTACCTCAACCGGCCGATGGTCGACCTCGCCGAACGCGTCGCCCAGTTGAGCGGCATCCCGGACGCCCGCGTCTTCTTCACCACCTCCGGCACCGAGGCCAACGACACCGCCCTGCTGCTCGCGACGACGTACCGGCGCAGCAACACGATCCTGGCGATGCGCAACAGCTACCACGGGCGCTCCTTCAGCGCGGTCGGCATCACCGGCAACCGCGGCTGGTCGCCGACCTCGCTGTCCCCGCTCCAGACGCTGTACGTCCACGGAGGCGTGCGGACGCGCGGACCGTACGCCACCTTGAGCGACGACGACTTCATCGCGGCCTGCGTCGACGATCTGAAGGACCTGCTCGGCCACACCCGCCCGCCCGCGGCCCTGATCGCCGAGCCCGTCCAGGGCGTCGGCGGCTTCACCTCACCGCCGGACGGACTGTATGCGGCATTCCGTGAGGTGCTGAACGCATACGGGATCCTGTGGATCGCCGACGAGGTGCAGACCGGCTGGGGCCGCACCGGCGACCACTTCTGGGGCTGGCAGGCCCACGGCCAGAACGGCCCTCCCGACATCCTCACCTTCGCCAAGGGCATCGGCAACGGGATGTCCATCGGGGGAGTCGTCGCCCGCGGCGAGATCATGAACTGCCTGGACGCCAACAGCATTTCGACGTTCGGCGGCACCCAGATCACCATGGCGGCGGGCCTCGCCAACCTCACGTACCTGCTGGAGCACGACCTCCAGGGCAACGCCCGGCGCGTCGGCGGACTGCTCATCGAGCGGTTGCGGGCGGTCGGGGCGCAGATTCCGGAGGTACGGGAGGTCCGCGGGCGCGGGCTGATGATCGGCATCGAGCTGGTGAAACCCGGGACCGACCAGGCCGACCCCGAGGCCGCGTCCGCCGTGCTCGAAGCGGCCCGCGCGGGCGGGCTGCTCATCGGCAAGGGCGGCGGCCACAACACCAGCGCCCTGCGCCTCGCCCCGCCCCTGTCCCTGACCGTCGCGGAGGCCGAGGAAGGCGCCGCGATCCTCGAAGACGCTCTGAGGAGCATCCACTAG
- a CDS encoding PucR family transcriptional regulator, which translates to MTTTLETWEPLEPILSVRQVLTLERVLAGEPEVVAGASQLDRAVRWVHVAEAADVGVMLSGGEMVLTTGVLLAGDESAQAEYIQSLHRAEAAAVVLGLGRAFPAPPDVMRRAAERCGLPMVVLHRPFPFAELTEEVQARLVRRKFAAVSLSESVRTALTGLITGGAPLQRLLDEVAQHSACPVVVTNLAHRVLATAGERPAVDDVLRDWERIARQAGGSEGDGWIRAELTGRGERWGRIVLCGYRGDTATGRLLADRAAEALVLHRMLGGNSAHTWEEQSAQSLLTDLVSGVVPARQLLPRARAAGLPVNRRTFVPLVIRDGDPAQLERVLRLVGLSGIVAELTDGATAVLLSLARDQDASVLVANFAARVRSEAARTVVAAADPRIAWDDVPAGLREAKHVADAVADSSAVLDLPAVVRLKDVHLRGLIRLLRDDPHVQSFAERELDGLLCVAGEDLLAVLRTYLATGRNKSRTAQLHHVSRPALYRRLEAIQGRLGVDLDDFEQAASVHIALLAHDAQQG; encoded by the coding sequence ATGACCACCACCTTGGAGACCTGGGAGCCCCTGGAGCCGATCCTGTCGGTCCGGCAGGTCCTCACACTGGAACGGGTCCTCGCCGGGGAACCCGAGGTGGTGGCCGGCGCGAGCCAGCTCGACCGGGCCGTGCGCTGGGTGCACGTCGCCGAGGCCGCCGACGTGGGCGTGATGCTCAGCGGCGGCGAGATGGTGCTCACCACCGGGGTGCTGCTCGCCGGCGACGAGAGCGCGCAGGCCGAGTACATCCAGTCCCTGCACCGCGCGGAGGCGGCGGCCGTCGTCCTGGGCCTGGGGCGGGCGTTTCCCGCCCCGCCGGACGTGATGCGCCGGGCGGCCGAGCGGTGCGGGCTGCCGATGGTCGTCCTCCACCGGCCCTTCCCCTTCGCCGAGCTGACCGAGGAGGTCCAGGCCCGCCTCGTCCGGCGGAAGTTCGCCGCCGTCAGCCTCTCCGAGTCCGTACGGACCGCGCTCACCGGACTCATCACCGGCGGCGCCCCGCTCCAGCGTCTGCTCGACGAGGTCGCCCAGCACAGCGCCTGCCCCGTCGTCGTCACCAACCTCGCCCACCGCGTCCTAGCCACGGCGGGGGAGCGGCCGGCCGTCGACGACGTGCTGCGCGACTGGGAACGCATCGCCCGCCAGGCCGGCGGCAGCGAGGGCGACGGCTGGATCCGAGCCGAGCTGACCGGACGCGGGGAGCGGTGGGGCCGGATCGTGCTGTGCGGCTACCGGGGCGACACCGCCACCGGGCGGCTGCTCGCCGACCGGGCCGCCGAGGCGCTCGTCCTGCACCGCATGCTCGGCGGCAACTCCGCGCACACCTGGGAGGAGCAGTCCGCGCAGAGCCTGCTGACCGACCTGGTCAGCGGGGTCGTACCGGCGCGGCAGCTGCTGCCCCGGGCGCGGGCGGCCGGACTGCCGGTCAACCGGCGCACCTTCGTCCCGCTGGTCATCCGCGACGGCGATCCGGCACAACTCGAGCGGGTGCTGCGCCTGGTGGGGCTGTCCGGGATCGTCGCCGAGCTCACCGACGGCGCCACCGCCGTGCTGCTGAGCCTGGCCCGGGACCAGGACGCCTCGGTGCTCGTGGCGAACTTCGCGGCCCGGGTGCGCTCGGAGGCCGCCCGGACGGTGGTGGCCGCCGCCGATCCCCGCATCGCCTGGGACGACGTCCCCGCCGGACTGCGCGAGGCCAAGCACGTCGCCGACGCCGTGGCCGACTCCTCGGCCGTCCTCGACCTGCCGGCCGTCGTACGCCTCAAGGACGTCCACCTGCGCGGCCTGATCCGGTTGCTGCGCGACGACCCGCACGTGCAGTCCTTCGCGGAGCGGGAGCTGGACGGGCTGTTGTGCGTGGCCGGCGAGGACCTGCTCGCCGTCCTGCGGACCTATCTCGCCACCGGCCGCAACAAGTCCCGCACCGCGCAACTCCACCACGTCTCCCGGCCCGCGCTCTACCGCCGGCTGGAAGCGATACAGGGCCGGCTCGGCGTCGACCTCGACGACTTCGAGCAGGCCGCCTCGGTGCACATCGCGCTCCTCGCGCACGACGCGCAACAGGGCTGA
- a CDS encoding nitrilase-related carbon-nitrogen hydrolase gives MSRVIRAALFQTAWTGDKESMIQVHEQAARDAAAQGAQVLCFQELFYGPYFCQVQDKAFYEYAEQVPDGPIVKRFQALAKELGLVLILPMYEEEQPGVLYNTAAVIDADGSYLGKYRKHHIPQVPGFWEKFYFRPGNLGWPIFDTAVGRIGVYICYDRHFPEGWRALGLEGAEIVFNPSATSRGLSGYLWQLEQPAAAVANEYFVGAINRVGVEEYGDNDFYGTSYFVDPEAQFVGEVASDKETELVVRDLDLAKLREVRDRWQFYRDRRPEAYDPLTAP, from the coding sequence ATGAGCAGAGTGATCCGTGCCGCCCTCTTCCAGACCGCCTGGACCGGCGACAAGGAATCGATGATCCAGGTACACGAGCAGGCGGCCCGCGACGCGGCCGCGCAAGGTGCTCAGGTGCTGTGCTTCCAGGAGCTGTTCTACGGGCCCTACTTCTGCCAGGTCCAGGACAAGGCGTTCTACGAGTACGCCGAGCAGGTCCCGGACGGCCCCATCGTCAAACGGTTCCAGGCGCTCGCCAAGGAACTGGGCCTCGTCCTGATCCTGCCGATGTACGAGGAGGAGCAGCCCGGCGTCCTCTACAACACGGCCGCCGTGATCGACGCGGACGGCTCCTACCTCGGCAAGTACCGCAAGCACCACATCCCGCAGGTGCCCGGCTTCTGGGAGAAGTTCTACTTCCGCCCGGGCAACCTGGGCTGGCCGATCTTCGACACGGCCGTCGGGAGGATCGGCGTCTACATCTGCTACGACCGGCACTTCCCGGAGGGCTGGCGGGCGCTGGGCCTGGAGGGCGCCGAGATCGTCTTCAACCCCTCGGCCACCTCGCGCGGCCTGTCCGGCTACCTGTGGCAGCTGGAGCAGCCGGCCGCGGCCGTCGCCAACGAGTACTTCGTCGGCGCGATCAACCGGGTGGGCGTCGAGGAGTACGGCGACAACGACTTCTACGGGACGTCGTATTTCGTCGACCCCGAAGCCCAGTTCGTGGGCGAGGTGGCCTCCGACAAGGAGACCGAACTGGTCGTCCGCGACCTGGACCTGGCCAAGCTGCGCGAGGTCCGGGACCGCTGGCAGTTCTACCGGGACCGCCGTCCCGAGGCGTACGACCCGCTGACCGCTCCGTAG
- the hydA gene encoding dihydropyrimidinase: protein MSSRTVIRGGLVITASDEMHADVLIEDGRIAALAASGTPAAEAWTAERTIDATGKYVIPGGVDAHTHMELPFGGTFASDTFETGTRAAAWGGTTTIVDFAVQSVGHTLREGLDTWHAKAEGNCAIDYAFHMIVSDVNQETLKEMDLLVGEGVTSFKQFMAYPGVFYSDDGQILRAMQRSAENGGLIMMHAENGIAIDVLVEQALARGETDPRYHGEVRKALLEAEATHRAIKLAQVAGAPLYVVHVSAMEAVAELAKARDEGLNVFGETCPQYLFLSTDNLAEPDFEGSKYVCSTPLRPKEHQAHLWRGLRTNDLQVVSTDHCPFCFVGQKELGRGDFSKIPNGLPGVENRMDLLHQAVVDGHISRRRWIEIACATPARMFGMYPKKGTIAPGADADVVIYAPDAEQTVSAETHHMNVDYSAYEGKRLTGRVETVLSRGELVITEREYTGHAGHGTYTPRSTCQYLN, encoded by the coding sequence ATGAGCAGCCGTACCGTCATCCGTGGTGGTCTCGTCATCACCGCGTCCGACGAGATGCACGCCGACGTCCTGATCGAGGACGGCCGTATCGCCGCCCTCGCGGCGAGCGGCACCCCGGCCGCCGAGGCCTGGACGGCCGAGCGGACCATAGACGCCACCGGGAAGTACGTCATCCCGGGCGGGGTCGACGCCCACACCCACATGGAGCTGCCGTTCGGCGGCACCTTCGCCTCCGACACCTTCGAGACCGGCACCCGGGCCGCCGCCTGGGGCGGCACGACGACCATCGTCGACTTCGCCGTGCAGAGCGTCGGCCACACCCTGCGCGAGGGCCTGGACACCTGGCACGCCAAGGCGGAGGGCAACTGCGCGATCGACTACGCCTTCCACATGATCGTCTCCGACGTGAACCAGGAGACGCTCAAGGAGATGGACCTGCTGGTGGGGGAGGGCGTGACCTCCTTCAAGCAGTTCATGGCCTACCCGGGCGTCTTCTACAGCGACGACGGCCAGATCCTGCGCGCCATGCAGCGCTCCGCCGAGAACGGCGGCCTGATCATGATGCACGCCGAGAACGGCATCGCGATCGACGTCCTGGTCGAGCAGGCGCTGGCCCGGGGCGAGACCGATCCCCGCTATCACGGGGAGGTGCGCAAGGCCCTGCTGGAGGCCGAGGCCACCCACCGCGCCATCAAGCTCGCGCAGGTCGCCGGAGCGCCCCTGTACGTCGTGCACGTCTCGGCGATGGAGGCAGTCGCCGAGCTGGCCAAGGCACGCGACGAGGGGCTGAACGTCTTCGGGGAGACCTGCCCGCAGTACCTCTTCCTGTCGACGGACAACCTCGCCGAGCCGGACTTCGAGGGCTCCAAGTACGTGTGCTCGACGCCGCTCAGGCCGAAGGAGCACCAGGCCCACCTCTGGAGGGGCCTGCGCACCAACGACCTCCAGGTCGTCTCCACCGACCACTGCCCCTTCTGCTTCGTGGGCCAGAAGGAGCTCGGCCGGGGCGACTTCTCCAAGATCCCCAACGGCCTTCCGGGCGTCGAGAACCGCATGGACCTGCTCCACCAGGCCGTCGTCGACGGGCACATCTCCCGCCGCCGCTGGATCGAGATCGCCTGCGCCACCCCGGCCCGGATGTTCGGCATGTACCCGAAGAAGGGCACCATCGCCCCCGGCGCCGACGCGGACGTCGTCATCTACGCCCCGGACGCCGAGCAGACCGTCTCCGCCGAGACGCACCACATGAACGTCGACTACTCGGCGTACGAGGGCAAGCGCCTCACCGGCCGCGTCGAGACCGTCCTCTCGCGCGGCGAACTCGTGATCACCGAGCGGGAGTACACCGGGCACGCCGGACACGGCACGTACACCCCCCGCTCCACCTGTCAGTACCTGAACTAG
- a CDS encoding TIGR03842 family LLM class F420-dependent oxidoreductase encodes MDFGLVLQTDPPASRVISLMKRAERNGFTYGWTFDSAVLWQEPFVIYSQILSNTSKLKVGPMVTNPGTRTWEVTASTFATLNDMFGNRTVCGIGRGDSAMRVAGRKPNTLARISEAMKVIRALGRGDEADLGGTVIKFPWIKAGAELPVWMAAYGPKALKMTGEEADGFILQLADLYLTEYMVKAVKDAAVAAGRDPSEVKICVAAPAYVTADDSPEALAHARDQCRWFGGMVGNHVADLVSKYGEHSAAVPDELTDYIKAREGYDYSHHGRADNPDTQFVPDEIVDRFCLIGPVEKHIEKLNALRELGVDQFAVYDMHDAQEAVIDAYGAQVIPAVTG; translated from the coding sequence ATGGACTTCGGACTCGTCCTGCAGACCGACCCGCCGGCCTCGCGGGTCATCAGCCTGATGAAGCGCGCCGAGCGCAACGGCTTCACCTACGGCTGGACCTTCGACTCCGCCGTGCTCTGGCAGGAGCCGTTCGTGATCTACAGCCAGATCCTGTCGAACACGTCCAAGCTGAAGGTCGGCCCGATGGTCACCAACCCGGGCACCCGCACCTGGGAGGTCACCGCCTCCACCTTCGCCACCCTCAACGACATGTTCGGCAACCGCACGGTCTGCGGCATCGGCCGCGGCGACTCCGCGATGCGGGTCGCGGGCCGCAAGCCGAACACGCTGGCCCGCATCAGCGAGGCCATGAAGGTCATTCGCGCGCTCGGGCGCGGTGACGAGGCCGACCTCGGCGGTACGGTGATCAAGTTCCCGTGGATCAAGGCGGGCGCCGAACTCCCCGTATGGATGGCGGCGTACGGCCCCAAGGCGCTGAAGATGACCGGCGAGGAGGCCGACGGGTTCATCCTCCAGCTCGCCGACCTCTACCTGACCGAGTACATGGTGAAGGCGGTCAAGGACGCGGCTGTCGCCGCCGGCCGTGACCCCTCCGAGGTGAAGATCTGCGTCGCCGCCCCCGCGTACGTCACCGCGGACGACTCGCCCGAGGCGCTCGCCCACGCGCGTGACCAGTGCCGTTGGTTCGGCGGGATGGTCGGCAACCACGTGGCCGACCTGGTGTCGAAGTACGGCGAGCACTCCGCCGCCGTACCCGACGAACTCACCGACTACATCAAGGCCCGCGAGGGCTACGACTACTCCCACCACGGACGCGCCGACAACCCGGACACCCAGTTCGTGCCGGACGAGATCGTCGACCGGTTCTGCTTGATCGGGCCGGTCGAGAAGCACATCGAGAAGCTGAACGCCCTGCGTGAGCTGGGCGTCGACCAGTTCGCCGTCTACGACATGCACGACGCCCAGGAAGCCGTCATCGACGCGTACGGGGCGCAGGTGATCCCGGCCGTCACCGGCTGA
- a CDS encoding NCS1 family nucleobase:cation symporter-1, protein MTDTAPTAIPPSTQVTLADGRVELAPGAPAPSGRYANEDLLPVPVEKRTWTTYNFSALWVGMAHNTASWTLASGLIAVGMDWKQAVLTIALANVIVLVPMLLTGHAGPKYGIPFPVFARASFGIRGANLPAVVRALVACGWFGIQTWIGGEAIYFLAGKLIGNGWTDVGKIGGYAWTMWLSFAIFWAIQVAIIYRGMETIRRFENWAAPFVLVGAFVMLWWMSDKAGGFGPLFDQPSKLGWGADFWKLFWPSLMGMIGFWSTLSLNIPDFTRYGKSQKAQTWGQALGLPTTMTLFALLSVMVTSGSQAVYGETIWDPVQLAAKTDNVVGLLFALVTVLVATLSVNIAANLVSPAFDFSNIAPRKISFRAGALVTCVLGVLIFPWKLYSDPQGYIFTWLGLVGGLLGTVAGILIADYWILRRGKLDLTDLYRTGGRYWYEGGWNWRAVVAFVVGGVLAIGGATFKPLIDGRPIPALEPLADYGWAVGLGTSMVLYVLLMLARGRDRLEA, encoded by the coding sequence ATGACCGACACCGCTCCCACGGCCATACCGCCGTCCACTCAAGTCACCCTCGCCGACGGCCGGGTGGAACTAGCCCCCGGCGCGCCCGCCCCGAGCGGCCGCTACGCCAACGAGGATCTGCTGCCGGTCCCGGTGGAGAAGCGCACCTGGACCACGTACAACTTCTCCGCCCTGTGGGTCGGCATGGCCCACAACACCGCCTCCTGGACCCTGGCCTCCGGTCTGATCGCCGTCGGCATGGACTGGAAGCAGGCGGTGCTCACCATCGCCCTGGCCAATGTGATCGTGCTGGTCCCGATGCTGCTCACCGGGCACGCGGGACCGAAGTACGGCATCCCCTTCCCGGTCTTCGCCCGCGCCTCCTTCGGCATCCGCGGAGCCAACCTGCCCGCTGTCGTACGGGCGTTGGTGGCCTGCGGCTGGTTCGGCATCCAGACCTGGATCGGCGGCGAGGCGATCTACTTCCTCGCCGGGAAGCTCATCGGGAACGGCTGGACCGATGTCGGCAAGATCGGCGGCTACGCCTGGACGATGTGGCTGTCGTTCGCGATCTTCTGGGCGATCCAGGTCGCGATCATCTACCGGGGCATGGAGACGATCCGCCGCTTCGAGAACTGGGCGGCGCCCTTCGTGCTCGTCGGTGCCTTCGTCATGCTGTGGTGGATGAGCGACAAGGCCGGCGGCTTCGGCCCGCTGTTCGACCAGCCCTCCAAGCTGGGCTGGGGCGCCGACTTCTGGAAGCTGTTCTGGCCGTCCCTCATGGGAATGATCGGCTTCTGGTCCACTCTGTCCCTGAACATCCCGGACTTCACCCGGTACGGCAAGAGCCAGAAGGCCCAGACCTGGGGCCAGGCGCTGGGCCTGCCGACGACCATGACCCTCTTCGCCCTGCTGTCGGTGATGGTCACCTCCGGTTCGCAGGCGGTCTACGGCGAGACGATCTGGGACCCGGTACAGCTCGCCGCCAAGACGGACAACGTCGTGGGCCTGCTGTTCGCGCTGGTCACCGTGCTGGTGGCGACCCTGTCCGTGAACATCGCGGCCAACCTGGTCTCGCCGGCCTTCGACTTCTCGAACATCGCGCCTCGCAAGATCAGTTTCCGGGCCGGCGCGCTCGTCACCTGCGTGCTCGGCGTGCTGATCTTCCCGTGGAAGCTGTACTCCGACCCGCAGGGCTACATCTTCACCTGGCTGGGCCTGGTCGGCGGTCTGCTCGGTACGGTCGCAGGCATCCTCATCGCCGACTACTGGATCCTGCGCCGCGGCAAGCTCGACCTGACCGACCTGTACCGCACGGGCGGCCGCTACTGGTACGAAGGCGGCTGGAACTGGCGGGCCGTCGTCGCCTTCGTCGTCGGCGGTGTCCTCGCCATCGGCGGCGCCACCTTCAAGCCGCTGATCGACGGCAGGCCCATCCCCGCGCTGGAACCACTGGCCGACTACGGCTGGGCGGTGGGCCTGGGCACCTCGATGGTGCTCTACGTGCTGCTGATGCTGGCGCGCGGACGGGACCGTCTGGAGGCCTGA
- a CDS encoding carboxymuconolactone decarboxylase family protein, with the protein MSTAFRYTEPLPPKAATGRVAEVYEQIAHDFGIAEPVTFVVLSSAPELLAPAWALMRESLIAGPGSRTGKELAALGVSLANKCPFCVDAHTMLLHATGDHALAERLARGERPENESHARVLAWGEQTRVPSPAAQPLPFPAEHTPGYLGTALSFHFINRIVSALLTERLLPGNAQRFRPIRSLVGRSLARTVRRPARPGASLALLDDAAEGPAWAAGTAVGPAYDALRTAATAGAGLLDADDQALVRRTLRDWDGEHPPLALGGFPDRRERPGARLALLAALAPYRITDEDVAAWRRPEHTDHCLVHLVAYGAFAAVDRIEGSLSIPDRHRIPLGWTQ; encoded by the coding sequence ATGTCCACAGCCTTCCGCTACACCGAGCCCCTGCCGCCCAAGGCGGCCACCGGTCGCGTCGCCGAGGTGTACGAGCAGATCGCCCACGACTTCGGCATCGCCGAACCGGTCACCTTCGTCGTCCTCTCCTCCGCCCCCGAGCTCCTCGCGCCCGCCTGGGCGCTGATGCGCGAGTCGTTGATCGCGGGGCCCGGCAGCCGTACCGGCAAGGAGCTGGCGGCGCTCGGGGTGTCGCTCGCCAACAAGTGCCCGTTCTGCGTCGACGCGCACACCATGCTGCTGCACGCCACCGGCGACCACGCGCTCGCCGAACGCCTGGCTCGCGGGGAGCGACCGGAGAACGAGTCGCACGCGCGCGTGCTGGCCTGGGGGGAGCAGACCCGTGTCCCGAGCCCGGCCGCGCAGCCGTTGCCGTTCCCGGCCGAGCACACCCCCGGCTATCTGGGCACCGCGCTCTCCTTCCACTTCATCAACCGGATCGTGTCGGCCCTGCTCACCGAGCGGCTCCTGCCGGGCAACGCCCAGCGGTTCAGGCCCATACGCAGTCTCGTGGGCCGCTCGCTGGCGCGGACGGTACGCCGCCCCGCCCGCCCCGGCGCGTCCCTCGCCCTGCTCGACGACGCCGCCGAGGGGCCCGCGTGGGCGGCCGGCACGGCCGTCGGCCCGGCGTACGACGCGCTGCGCACGGCGGCCACGGCGGGCGCCGGCCTCCTCGACGCCGACGACCAGGCCCTCGTACGGCGGACGCTGCGGGACTGGGACGGAGAGCATCCGCCGCTCGCCCTGGGCGGGTTCCCGGACCGCCGGGAGCGTCCGGGTGCGCGCCTGGCGCTGCTGGCCGCCCTGGCGCCGTACCGCATCACGGACGAGGACGTGGCGGCATGGCGCCGGCCGGAGCACACCGACCACTGTCTGGTGCATCTCGTCGCGTACGGTGCCTTCGCCGCCGTGGACCGTATAGAAGGCTCCCTTTCCATCCCTGACCGGCACAGGATCCCCCTCGGGTGGACACAGTGA
- a CDS encoding sensor histidine kinase, with product MSGHMAGTVTRRRLADAALAVVVGVLVVTTAAFDGDTKAVDYVLMVLGSAALAFYRGAPLVVLAVTTATGAAYVLHAHPGTLAALPVLGAVHTASRAGHRGWAAAASGLFLAAYVATGPTAQEVVEKTTLLAGWFLCAVVTGLADRNWQAYLRQTEQRALEAERTREEAALRRAGEERLRIARELHDSLTHSISIVKLQAGVAVHLARKRGEEVPPALLAIQEAGGEAMRELRATLEVLRTDEPTGTPAQLVERARAAGLAVELTVTGDERPLPETVDRAMYRIVQEALTNAARHAGPAKVHIQLDYGEGGLTIRVDDDGSAAPTCPPTPGNGLTGMRERVTALGGTLHAAPRAEGGFSVRAELPGEAAR from the coding sequence ATGAGCGGACACATGGCCGGCACAGTCACACGCAGGCGCCTCGCCGACGCGGCCCTCGCGGTCGTGGTCGGCGTCCTCGTCGTGACGACGGCCGCGTTCGACGGGGACACGAAGGCCGTCGACTACGTGCTGATGGTGCTCGGTTCAGCAGCCTTGGCCTTCTACCGCGGGGCTCCACTGGTGGTGCTGGCCGTGACCACGGCGACCGGCGCGGCGTACGTCCTGCACGCACACCCGGGCACGCTCGCGGCCCTCCCGGTCCTCGGCGCCGTTCACACGGCGTCCCGTGCGGGACACCGGGGTTGGGCGGCCGCGGCGAGCGGGCTCTTCCTGGCGGCGTACGTCGCGACCGGACCGACGGCCCAGGAGGTGGTCGAGAAGACCACGCTGCTCGCCGGCTGGTTCCTGTGCGCGGTGGTGACGGGCCTGGCCGACCGCAACTGGCAGGCGTATCTGCGGCAGACCGAACAGCGCGCCCTGGAGGCCGAGCGCACCCGGGAGGAGGCGGCGCTGCGCCGGGCGGGCGAGGAACGCCTGCGCATCGCACGGGAGTTGCACGACTCCCTCACCCACAGCATCTCCATCGTCAAGCTCCAGGCGGGCGTGGCCGTGCATCTCGCCCGCAAGCGGGGCGAGGAGGTGCCGCCCGCGCTGCTCGCCATCCAGGAGGCGGGCGGCGAGGCGATGCGCGAACTGCGGGCCACCTTGGAGGTGCTGCGCACCGACGAGCCGACCGGCACGCCCGCACAACTGGTGGAACGGGCGCGGGCGGCGGGCCTCGCGGTCGAGCTGACGGTGACGGGCGACGAGCGTCCCCTGCCGGAGACCGTCGACCGGGCGATGTACCGCATCGTCCAGGAGGCCTTGACGAACGCGGCACGGCACGCGGGCCCGGCGAAGGTGCACATCCAACTCGACTACGGCGAGGGCGGGTTGACGATACGCGTGGACGACGACGGAAGCGCCGCCCCGACCTGCCCGCCGACGCCCGGCAACGGCCTCACCGGCATGCGCGAACGCGTCACGGCCCTCGGCGGCACGCTGCACGCCGCCCCACGCGCCGAGGGCGGCTTCTCGGTCCGGGCCGAATTGCCCGGGGAGGCCGCAAGATGA
- a CDS encoding response regulator transcription factor, with protein MIRVALVDDQALMRAGFRALLDAEDGIEVVGEAADGEQGLELIRAQLPDIALIDVQMPVMTGIETTRRIAADPALSGVRVVILTNYGFDEYVFEALRAGASGFLLKDTEPADLLQAIEVVARGEALLSPSVTRTLIGEFVSRPPDRATAPGLECLTRREREVAALAARGLTNEEIATHMVISPFTAKTHISRAMTKLGARDRAQLVVFAYESGLVTARGGDHRFEGTEF; from the coding sequence ATGATCAGGGTGGCGCTCGTCGACGACCAGGCGCTGATGCGCGCCGGTTTCCGGGCCCTGCTCGACGCCGAGGACGGCATCGAGGTGGTCGGCGAGGCGGCGGACGGCGAACAGGGCCTGGAGCTGATCCGCGCCCAGCTGCCCGACATCGCGTTGATCGACGTGCAGATGCCGGTGATGACGGGCATCGAGACGACCCGCCGCATCGCCGCCGACCCGGCCCTGTCCGGCGTACGCGTCGTCATCCTCACCAACTACGGCTTCGACGAGTACGTCTTCGAGGCCCTGCGCGCGGGCGCGAGCGGCTTCCTGCTGAAGGACACCGAACCCGCGGACCTCCTCCAGGCCATCGAGGTCGTGGCCCGCGGGGAGGCCCTGCTCTCCCCGTCGGTCACCCGCACCCTGATCGGCGAGTTCGTCTCCCGGCCGCCCGACCGTGCCACGGCCCCCGGCCTGGAATGCCTCACCCGCCGCGAACGCGAGGTCGCCGCCCTGGCCGCCCGCGGCCTGACCAACGAGGAGATCGCCACGCACATGGTCATCAGCCCGTTCACGGCGAAGACCCACATCAGCCGGGCGATGACGAAGCTGGGGGCGCGGGATCGGGCGCAGTTGGTGGTGTTCGCGTACGAGTCGGGGCTGGTGACCGCGCGGGGCGGGGATCACCGGTTCGAGGGCACGGAGTTCTGA